Proteins found in one Eretmochelys imbricata isolate rEreImb1 chromosome 9, rEreImb1.hap1, whole genome shotgun sequence genomic segment:
- the MSL2 gene encoding E3 ubiquitin-protein ligase MSL2 isoform X1 — MNPVNATALYVSASRLVLNYDPGDPQAFSEVTKLLPYFRQSLSCCVCGNLLQDPIAPTNSTCQHYVCKTCKGKKMMMKPSCSWCKDYEQFEENKQLSILVNCYKKLCEYITQTPLARDIIQAVDCSADLLALLKDGSPLHEDTEKTSDAAMPLCLTHSPLPSTSEHANDPQASFSSMPESTHNIDIRGSVINGLPNCNGLSVDKLGVNIPSPEHANTIDVCSTGEYIKTEDISSSLQPVCDTVSTSDLCTSGLDICSFNEDIKPGSLLLSVEEVLRSLETVSSTEVCSSDLQPSLEATVSNGPFLQLSPPPLSHNVFMSTGASPHGISCTAATPKVVKLNRKRSRSESDSEKVQPLPISSIICGPTLGASAPVTVKQENKMSLQPVATVPNGGSTPKISKTVLLPNKSMKKNLEHAPKKSHPKAKPGILKTKDKAKEKVASSNVMPGSPTKTAYKKPQEKKGCKCGRATQNPSVLTCRGQRCPCYSNRKACLDCICRGCQNSYMANGEKKLEAFAVPEKALEQTRLTLGINVTSIVRSASTSTSVINMTASPVTTFLAASTHDDKSLDEAIDMRYDC, encoded by the coding sequence GAAATTTGCTACAGGATCCTATTGCTCCCACCAACTCCACGTGTCAGCATTATGTCTGCAAAACTTGTAAAGgcaagaagatgatgatgaaacCATCATGTAGTTGGTGCAAAGACTATGAACAGTTTGAGGAAAATAAACAGCTGAGCATTCTAGTGAACTGCTACAAAAAGCTGTGTGAATACATAACACAGACTCCATTGGCACGAGATATAATACAAGCAGTTGACTGTTCTGCAGATCTTTTGGCTTTGCTCAAAGATGGATCACCACTCCATGAAGACACAGAAAAAACTTCTGATGCAGCCATGCCTTTGTGTTTGACACATTCTCCATTACCTTCAACCTCAGAACATGCTAATGATCCTCAAGCTAGTTTTTCTTCAATGCCTGAAAGCACACATAATATTGATATTAGAGGTTCTGTTATCAATGGGTTGCCCAATTGTAATGGGCTTTCAGTGGATAAACTTGGAGTAAATATTCCTTCCCCTGAACATGCAAATACAATTGATGTGTGTAGTACTGGAGAGTACATAAAAACTGAGGATATCTCTAGCAGTCTTCAGCCTGTGTGTGACACAGTTTCTACTAGTGACTTGTGTACATCAGGCCTTGACATCTGCAGTTTCAACGAAGATATAAAACCTGGCTCACTGTTGCTTAGTGTTGAGGAAGTTCTCCGAAGCTTAGAAACTGTTTCAAGCACTGAAGTTTGTAGTTCTGATCTGCAGCCCAGCTTGGAAGCCACCGTATCCAatggtcctttcctgcagctttctCCCCCACCTCTTAGCCATAATGTTTTCATGTCCACAGGTGCTTCTCCTCATGGGATCTCATGTACAGCAGCAACACCTAAGGTAGTTAAGTTAAACCGAAAACGATCTCGATCAGAAAGTGACAGCGAAAAGGTTCAGCCACTACCCATTTCCAGCATCATCTGTGGCCCAACGTTGGGAGCATCAGCTCCAGTAACAGTGAAACAGGAAAATAAGATGTCTTTGCAGCCTGTAGCAACTGTACCCAATGGAGGCAGTACTCCTAAAATAAGTAAAACTGTACTCCTGCCTAATAAAAGCATGAAAAAGAATCTAGAACATGCCCCCAAGAAATCTCACCCAAAAGCCAAACCAGGAATACTGAAAACAAAAGACAAAGCAAAGGAAAAGGTTGCTAGCAGCAATGTTATGCCAGGAAGTCCGACAAAAACTGCATACAAAAAGCCACAAGAAAAGAAAGGGTGTAAATGTGGTCGCGCCACCCAAAATCCAAGTGTTCTTACATGCCGTGGCCAACGCTGCCCTTGCTACTCTAACCGTAAAGCCTGCTTAGACTGTATATGCCGTGGCTGCCAAAACTCATATATGGCTAATGGGGAGAAGAAGCTGGAAGCATTTGCAGTGCCAGAAAAGGCCTTGGAACAGACTAGGCTTACTTTGGGCATTAATGTGACAAGCATTGTGCGCAGTGCCAGCACAAGTACCAGTGTAATTAATATGACAGCGTCACCAGTAACTACATTTTTAGCTGCCAGTACACACGATGATAAAAGTTTGGATGAAGCTATAGACATGAGATATGACTGTTAA
- the MSL2 gene encoding E3 ubiquitin-protein ligase MSL2 isoform X2, with protein MMMKPSCSWCKDYEQFEENKQLSILVNCYKKLCEYITQTPLARDIIQAVDCSADLLALLKDGSPLHEDTEKTSDAAMPLCLTHSPLPSTSEHANDPQASFSSMPESTHNIDIRGSVINGLPNCNGLSVDKLGVNIPSPEHANTIDVCSTGEYIKTEDISSSLQPVCDTVSTSDLCTSGLDICSFNEDIKPGSLLLSVEEVLRSLETVSSTEVCSSDLQPSLEATVSNGPFLQLSPPPLSHNVFMSTGASPHGISCTAATPKVVKLNRKRSRSESDSEKVQPLPISSIICGPTLGASAPVTVKQENKMSLQPVATVPNGGSTPKISKTVLLPNKSMKKNLEHAPKKSHPKAKPGILKTKDKAKEKVASSNVMPGSPTKTAYKKPQEKKGCKCGRATQNPSVLTCRGQRCPCYSNRKACLDCICRGCQNSYMANGEKKLEAFAVPEKALEQTRLTLGINVTSIVRSASTSTSVINMTASPVTTFLAASTHDDKSLDEAIDMRYDC; from the coding sequence atgatgatgaaacCATCATGTAGTTGGTGCAAAGACTATGAACAGTTTGAGGAAAATAAACAGCTGAGCATTCTAGTGAACTGCTACAAAAAGCTGTGTGAATACATAACACAGACTCCATTGGCACGAGATATAATACAAGCAGTTGACTGTTCTGCAGATCTTTTGGCTTTGCTCAAAGATGGATCACCACTCCATGAAGACACAGAAAAAACTTCTGATGCAGCCATGCCTTTGTGTTTGACACATTCTCCATTACCTTCAACCTCAGAACATGCTAATGATCCTCAAGCTAGTTTTTCTTCAATGCCTGAAAGCACACATAATATTGATATTAGAGGTTCTGTTATCAATGGGTTGCCCAATTGTAATGGGCTTTCAGTGGATAAACTTGGAGTAAATATTCCTTCCCCTGAACATGCAAATACAATTGATGTGTGTAGTACTGGAGAGTACATAAAAACTGAGGATATCTCTAGCAGTCTTCAGCCTGTGTGTGACACAGTTTCTACTAGTGACTTGTGTACATCAGGCCTTGACATCTGCAGTTTCAACGAAGATATAAAACCTGGCTCACTGTTGCTTAGTGTTGAGGAAGTTCTCCGAAGCTTAGAAACTGTTTCAAGCACTGAAGTTTGTAGTTCTGATCTGCAGCCCAGCTTGGAAGCCACCGTATCCAatggtcctttcctgcagctttctCCCCCACCTCTTAGCCATAATGTTTTCATGTCCACAGGTGCTTCTCCTCATGGGATCTCATGTACAGCAGCAACACCTAAGGTAGTTAAGTTAAACCGAAAACGATCTCGATCAGAAAGTGACAGCGAAAAGGTTCAGCCACTACCCATTTCCAGCATCATCTGTGGCCCAACGTTGGGAGCATCAGCTCCAGTAACAGTGAAACAGGAAAATAAGATGTCTTTGCAGCCTGTAGCAACTGTACCCAATGGAGGCAGTACTCCTAAAATAAGTAAAACTGTACTCCTGCCTAATAAAAGCATGAAAAAGAATCTAGAACATGCCCCCAAGAAATCTCACCCAAAAGCCAAACCAGGAATACTGAAAACAAAAGACAAAGCAAAGGAAAAGGTTGCTAGCAGCAATGTTATGCCAGGAAGTCCGACAAAAACTGCATACAAAAAGCCACAAGAAAAGAAAGGGTGTAAATGTGGTCGCGCCACCCAAAATCCAAGTGTTCTTACATGCCGTGGCCAACGCTGCCCTTGCTACTCTAACCGTAAAGCCTGCTTAGACTGTATATGCCGTGGCTGCCAAAACTCATATATGGCTAATGGGGAGAAGAAGCTGGAAGCATTTGCAGTGCCAGAAAAGGCCTTGGAACAGACTAGGCTTACTTTGGGCATTAATGTGACAAGCATTGTGCGCAGTGCCAGCACAAGTACCAGTGTAATTAATATGACAGCGTCACCAGTAACTACATTTTTAGCTGCCAGTACACACGATGATAAAAGTTTGGATGAAGCTATAGACATGAGATATGACTGTTAA